One Pan paniscus chromosome 16, NHGRI_mPanPan1-v2.0_pri, whole genome shotgun sequence DNA segment encodes these proteins:
- the DISP2 gene encoding protein dispatched homolog 2, whose protein sequence is MDGDSSSSSGGSGPAPGPGPEGEQRPEGEPLAPDGGSPDSTQTKAVAPEASPERSCSLHSCPLEDPSSSSGPPPTTSTLQPVGPSSPLAPAHFTYPRALQEYQGGSSLPGLGDRAALCSHGSSLSPSPAPSQRDGTWKPPAVQHHVVSVRQERAFQMPKSYSQLIAEWPVAVLMLCLAVIFLCTLAGLLGARLPDFSKPLLGFEPRDTDIGSKLVVWRALQALTGPRKLLFLSPDLELNSSSSHNTLRPAPRGSAQESVVRPRRMVEPLEDRRQENFFCGPPEKSYAKLVFMSTSSGSLWNLHAIHSMCRMEQDQIRSHTSFGALCQRTAANQCCPSWSLGNYLAVLSNRSSCLDTTQADAARTLALLRTCALYYHSGALVPSCLGPGQNKSPRCAQVPTKCSQSSAIYQLLHFLLDRDFLSPQTTDYQVPSLKYSLLFLPTPKGASLMDIYLDRLATPWGLADNYTSVTGMDLGLKQELLRHFLVQDTVYPLLALVAIFFGIALYLRSLFLTLMVLLGVLGSLLVAFFLYQVAFRMAYFPFVNLAALLLLSSVCANHTLIFFDLWRLSKSQLPSGGLAQRVGRTMHHFGYLLLVSGLTTSAAFYASYLSRLPAVRCLALFMGTAVLVHLALTLVWLPASAVLHERYLARGCARRARGRWEGSAPRRLLLALHRRLRGLRRAAAGTSRLLFQRLLPCGVIKFRYIWICWFAALAAGGAYIAGVSPRLRLPTLPPPGGQVFRPSHPFERFDAEYRQLFLFEQLSQGEGGHMPVVLVWGVLPVDTGDPLDPRSNSSLVRDPAFSASGPEAQRWLLALCHRARNQSFFDTLQEGWPTLCFVETLQRWMESPGCARLGPDLCCGHSDFPWAPQFFLHCLKMMALEQGPDGTQDLGLRFDAHGSLAALVLQFQTNFRNSPDYNQTQLFYNEVSHWLAAELGMAPPGLRRGWFTSRLELYSLQHSLSTEPAVVLGLALALAFATLLLGTWNVPLSLFSVAAVAGTVLLTVGLLVLLEWQLNTAEALFLSASVGLSVDFTVNYCISYHLCPHPDRLSRVAFSLRQTSCATAVGAAALFAAGVLMLPATVLLYRKLGIILMMVKCVSCGFASFFFQSLCCFFGPEKNCGQILWPCAHLPWDAGTGDPGGEKAGRPRPGSVGGMPGSCSEQYELQPLARRRSPSFDTSTATSKLSHRPSVLSEDLQLHDGPCCSRPPPAPASPRELLLDHQAVFSQCPALQTSSPYKQAGPSPKIRARQDSQGEEAEPLPASPEAPAHSPKAKAADPPDGFCSSASTLEGLSVSDETCLSTSEPSARVPDSVGLSPDDLDDTGQPVLERGQLNGKRDTLWLALRETVYDPSLPASHHSSLSWKGRGGPGDGSPVVLPNSQPDLPDVWLRRPSTHTSGYSS, encoded by the exons ATGGACggtgacagcagcagcagcagcggcggcaGCGGTCCGGCTCCCGGCCCGGGTCCGGAAGGGGAGCAACGGCCCGAGGGGGAGCCCTTGGCCCCAGACGGCGGCTCCCCGGACAG CACCCAGACCAAGGCTGTGGCCCCTGAGGCAAGCCCAGAGAGAAGCTGCTCCCTCCACAGCTGCCCCCTGGAGGACCCTTCCAGCTCTTCAGGACCCCCACCAACAACTTCCACCCTCCAGCCTGTGGGTCCATCCAGCCCCTTGGCCCCTGCCCACTTCACCTATCCCCGGGCACTGCAGGAATACCAGGGGGGCAGTTCCCTGCCAGGACTTGGGGATCGGGCAGCTCTCTGCTCCCAcggctccagcctcagcccttCTCCAGCCCCCTCACAGCGCGATGGGACCTGGAAGCCACCCGCTGTGCAGCACCATGTGGTCAGCGTCAG GCAGGAACGAGCCTTCCAGATGCCAAAGAG CTATTCCCAGCTGATTGCTGAGTGGCCGGTGGCCGTGCTGATGCTCTGTCTGGCTGTCATCTTCCTCTGCACCCTGGCTGGACTGTTGGGGGCCCGGCTGCCCGACTTCTCCAAgcctttgctg GGCTTTGAGCCACGGGACACAGACATTGGGAGCAAGTTAGTGGTCTGGAGAGCACTACAAGCCCTCACAGGCCCCAGGAAGCTGCTTTTCCTTTCCCCAGACCTTGAGCTGAACAG CTCGAGCTCCCACAACACTCTGAGGCCTGCACCCAGAGGCAGTGCCCAGGAGAGCGTTGTCCGGCCTCGGAGAATGGTGGAGCCCCTGGAGGACAGAAGGCAAGAGAACTTCTTCTGTGGCCCCCCTG AGAAGAGCTATGCAAAGCTGGTGTTCATGTCCACCTCCTCGGGCAGCCTATGGAACCTGCATGCCATCCATTCCATGTGTCGCATGGAACAGGACCAG ATCCGCTCCCATACCAGCTTCGGGGCTCTGTGCCAGCGGACAGCAGCCAACCAATGCTGCCCCAGCTGGTCCCTGGGCAACTATCTGGCTGTGCTCTCCAACCGCTCCTCCTGCCTGGACACTACCCAAGCTGACGCAGCCCGCACACTGGCCCTGCTTCGGACCTGTGCCCTCTACTACCACAGTGGCGCCCTGGTGCCCTCTTGTCTGGGACCCGGGCAGAACAAGTCCCCACGCTGTGCCCAGGTTCCCACCAAGTGCTCCCAGAGTAGTGCCATCTACCAACTCCTGCACTTTCTGCTTGACAGGGACTTTCTGAGTCCCCAGACCACTGACTACCAGGTGCCTTCCCTCAAGTACAGCCTGCTCTTCCTGCCCACCCCAAAGGGTGCTTCCCTCATGGACATCTACCTGGACCGGCTGGCCACCCCCTGGGGGCTTGCTGACAACTACACCTCTGTCACTGGCATGGACCTGGGCCTCAAGCAGGAGCTGCTGAGGCACTTCCTGGTCCAGGACACGGTGTACCCCTTGCTGGCTCTGGTTGCCATCTTCTTCGGCATCGCCCTGTACCTGCGCTCACTCTTCCTCACGCTCATGGTGCTGCTGGGGGTGCTGGGCTCACTGCTGGTGGCCTTCTTCCTTTACCAGGTGGCCTTCCGCATGGCCTACTTCCCCTTCGTCAATCTGGCAGCCCTCCTCCTGCTGAGCAGCGTCTGCGCCAACCACACGCTCATCTTCTTCGACCTGTGGCGCCTTAGCAAGAGCCAGCTGCCGTCGGGGGGGCTGGCGCAGCGCGTGGGCCGCACCATGCACCACTTCGGCTACCTGCTGCTGGTCTCCGGCCTCACCACGAGCGCGGCCTTCTACGCCAGCTACCTGAGCCGCTTGCCGGCCGTTCGCTGCCTCGCCCTCTTCATGGGCACGGCTGTGCTGGTGCACCTGGCGCTCACGCTGGTCTGGCTGCCCGCCTCCGCCGTACTCCACGAGCGCTACCTGGCGCGCGGCTGTGCGCGCCGGGCGCGGGGCCGGTGGGAGGGCAGCGCACCCCGGCGGCTACTGCTGGCGCTGCACCGGCGGCTCCGCGGCCTGCGGAGGGCGGCGGCTGGCACCTCGCGTCTGCTCTTCCAGCGCCTGCTGCCCTGCGGCGTCATCAAGTTCCGCTACATCTGGATCTGCTGGTTCGCAGCACTGGCGGCAGGGGGCGCCTACATCGCCGGAGTCAGCCCCCGCCTGCGGCTGCCCACGCTGCCGCCACCCGGCGGCCAGGTCTTCCGGCCCAGCCACCCCTTCGAGCGCTTCGACGCGGAGTATCGCCAGCTGTTCCTGTTCGAGCAGCTGTCGCAGGGCGAGGGCGGCCACATGCCCGTGGTTTTGGTGTGGGGCGTCCTGCCTGTGGACACTGGCGACCCTCTGGACCCTCGTAGCAACAGCAGCCTGGTGAGGGACCCTGCCTTCTCGGCCAGCGGCCCTGAGGCCCAGCGCTGGCTGCTGGCACTCTGTCACCGGGCCCGGAATCAGAGCTTCTTCGACACCCTGCAGGAAGGCTGGCCCACGCTGTGTTTCGTGGAGACCCTCCAGCGCTGGATGGAGAGCCCCGGCTGCGCCCGCCTGGGGCCTGACCTCTGCTGCGGCCACTCGGACTTCCCCTGGGCCCCCCAGTTTTTCCTGCACTGCCTGAAAATGATGGCTCTGGAGCAAGGCCCCGATGGCACCCAGGACCTGGGACTCCGCTTTGATGCCCATGGCAGCCTGGCCGCCCTGGTCCTGCAATTCCAGACCAACTTCCGGAACAGTCCGGACTACAACCAGACCCAACTCTTCTACAATGAGGTCAGCCACTGGCTGGCAGCGGAGCTGGGCATGGCACCTCCAGGCCTCCGCCGTGGTTGGTTCACTAGCCGTCTAGAGCTGTATAGCCTGCAGCACAGCCTGAGCACTGAGCCTGCTGTGGTGCTGGGCCTGGCTTTGGCGCTGGCCTTTGCCACACTGCTCCTGGGCACCTGGAATGTTCCCCTCAGCCTATTCTCCGTGGCAGCTGTGGCAGGCACCGTGCTGCTCACTGTAGGACTCCTGGTTCTCCTCGAGTGGCAGCTCAACACTGCCGAGGCCctgtttctctctgcctcagtgggCCTCTCAGTAGACTTCACTGTCAACTACTGCATCTCCTATCACCTGTGTCCACACCCTGACCGCCTGAGCCGTGTGGCCTTCTCTCTGCGCCAGACCAGCTGCGCCACAGCCGTGGGGGCTGCAGCCCTGTTTGCGGCAGGCGTGCTCATGCTGCCTGCCACAGTGCTGCTCTATCGCAAGCTGGGCATCATCCTCATGATGGTCAAATGCGTCAGTTGTGGCTTTGCCAGCTTCTTCTTCCAATCTCTCTGCTGTTTCTTCGGGCCAGAGAAGAACTGTGGGCAGATCCTCTGGCCCTGTGCCCACCTGCCATGGGATGCTGGTACTGGGGACCCTGGTGGGGAGAAGGCAGGCCGCCCACGACCAGGGTCAGTGGGAGGGATGCCCGGGTCCTGCTCAGAGCAATATGAGCTACAGCCCCTGGCACGGCGTCGGAGCCCCAGCTTTGACACCAGCACAGCCACCAGCAAGCTGTCCCACCGGCCCTCAGTACTCTCTGAGGATCTGCAGCTCCATGATGGTCCCTGCTGTTCCCGGCCCCCACCAGCCCCTGCCTCCCCAAGGGAGCTGCTGCTGGACCACCAGGCAGTCTTCAGCCAGTGCCCTGCCCTGCAGACCTCCTCCCCCTATAAGCAGGCTGGCCCCAGCCCCAAAATCCGGGCCAGGCAGGACTCCCAAGGGGAGGAGGCTGAGCCCCTGCCAGCCTCACCAGAAGCCCCAGCCCACTCTCCTAAGGCCAAGGCTGCAGATCCTCCTGATGGCTTCTGTTCCTCAGCCAGCACCCTGGAGGGGCTCAGCGTCTCTGATGAGACCTGCCTAAGCACCTCTGAGCCCAGTGCCCGTGTACCAGATTCCGTGGGTTTGTCCCCAGATGACCTGGATGACACTGGGCAGCCAGTCCTTGAGCGAGGCCAGCTCAATGGGAAGCGGGACACCCTGTGGCTGGCGCTGAGGGAGACAGTGTATGACCCATCATTGCCCGCTTCCCATCACAGCAGCTTGTCCTGGAAGGGCCGAGGGGGGCCAGGGGATGGCAGCCCTGTGGTGCTGCCCAATAGCCAGCCAGACCTGCCAGATGTTTGGCTGCGCAGGCCCAGCACTCACACGTCAGGCTATAGCAGCTGA